Within the Enterobacter roggenkampii genome, the region TATCTGTAATAGCGTTGATTTGCCAGAGCCATTTTTTCCCACTACCCCCAGGGTCTCTCCTCTTGGTAAAACAAAGTTAATATCCTGTAATGCCCAGAACTCATCATAATTTACGCGTTGGACACGTTCCGTGTGTTCTTTTTGCTTCCCGAAGAGGATTTGTTTTAATCTTTGCACAGGTTTATTGTATACCTGATAACATTTGCTAATATTTTTGACTTCAATCGCATAATTATCAGATGACATCTGCGAATCCTTTTCTTGTTTTCTGGAACCAGATATAACTTAACCATAGGCAAACTATTGATGCTACAGTATAAATAGCTAAACCTTTAAAGTCTGGCGTCCCTCCCCAAATAATTACCTTCCGTGATTCCTCAATAATAAAAGTTAGTGGGTTAATCATTACAATATGTTGGAACACCGGTGGTAAAGCAGACAACGGATAAAACACAGGAGCAAGGAACAGCAATAACGTAGTGATAATGCCAATAATTTGCCCTATATCGCGAAGATAAACACCAAGTGCTGATAAGAACCATGAAGCAGCAACAGTAAAGATAATCATAGGAAGGAAAATAAGTGGTGCCAGTAATACAGTCCAATGTGGTATACCGTTAAAGATCGTAAAAGCCAAAATCAATACGGCGAAACTAATGAAAGTATGAAAAAGTACAGACAATAAAGTTACGACCGGCAATATTTCTAATGGAAAGATTACTTTTTTAACGTAATTTGCATGTTGTAAAATTAGACCAGGCGCACGCATTAAATTCTCAGCCAGAAAGCCATGAATGATCATTCCAACAAATAGTATTAATGCGAATTGGGTCTTAGGTTCATCTGCCGCACCATGTCCCCATCGAGCCTTAAAAACAACAGAAAATACAAATGTATAGACTGTTAGCATAAATATAGGATTTATCAGAGACCAGAATATACCAATAAATGATCCTTTATAACGACTTACAATATCCCTTTTACTCATCTCAAAAATAACATTTTTGTTTCTGTAAAGACAACTTATTAATGACCATAGTGAAGAACTATGATTTTCATGTTGCAGCACTATTATACCTCATAGTAATTTTGCTGAAGAATCAAATCTTCTTGAAAAGAACCGCTATTAAGAATGCAATTGTACCGAAAGAAGTTTGTCTATATAGTTTAATTTTACTGAATTTTATTATGCGAGTAATGAGATGTGATGATCTGGCTTCAATGAAATTTTCTAATATCCAACGACTTTCTTTTGATAATTGCAACGGCATTGCATTTAACGCATTTAAATTGCATTGTATCCAGTCACGAAAATGGCCATCGAATAATCCATTGATTCTTCGCAAGCGTGCACGCCATCCGAGATTAGAGCCTATTATATTATTAGTATGTTGACGATATTTTATTGTTGGTACTTCATCATAAAGAATAATACCATTGCAGCCCGAAATTAAAATATAAACCCACCAATCGTGCGAAACAATCTTAAAATCGTGAGGAGTTAAGTTTATAATATTACGTGCAGCCTGATTAAATAACATCGTATTACCGCCAGCTATACTTTGTATCAGCGCATTACGGAAAGAAGGCTTTTTACAAAATAATGGGGAGTATCCGATGCATTCATCTTTTTCATTAACAAGCATTGTCCTGCCGCAATGTAATGCTGGGACCTTTGTATTGTCTATTTCTAAAGAGCTTATTTTTCCTAAACTCCGTTCCAGCTTATCACTTAGCCATTCATCATCTTGATCGCTGAAAGCATAATAATCATACGCCCCACCACATTTCTGTAGTAGCGTGAGAAAATTCCAGGCAAATCCCTTGCCTGGCCCTTTAATGATATGCAATTTGTTCTTTCCCAGACGAGCCTGATATTCCTTAAGAATATCGAGAGTGTCATCAGTAGAACCATCATCTGAAGCAAAAATTTCCCAAGATGTATACGTTTGAGAAATAATCGAATCAAGTTGCTTACGAAGGAATTTGCTGCCATTAAACGTACATATTAAGACGGCAATATTGTTATCGGATATCATACAGTTAGAGATACAACTCTGCTTTAGATAAAGGCAAACCCTGCTCATCTTTTGCAGAGAGAATTATAGCTTCGACTGTTGGCCACTCAATTGCAATATCTGGATCGTTCCAGATAATACTACGCTCTGATTGTGGGGCATAAAAATTTGTCGCTTTATAAAGAAACTGTGCAGTCTCACTAAGTGTCAGAAAACCATGTGCAAAACCTTCTGGAATCCATAATTGATGCTTATTCTCAGCACTTAAAACTGCTCCAACCCATTTGCCAAATGTAGCTGAGTTTTTACGGATATCGACAGCGACATCAAATACGGCACCTTCAACACAACGAACCAACTTTCCCTGAGAATGGGGAGTCAACTGGTAATGTAGTCCACGAAGCACTCCTCTCTGGGATTGCGAGTGGTTATCCTGAACAAATTCTACTTTTCGACCTACTATCTCTTCGAAAATTTTCTGATTAAAACTTTCAAAGAAAAATCCACGTGCATCACCAAATACTTTTGGTTCAAAAATAAACACATCTGGAATTGCTGTATTAATTACATTCATTGTCACATCTCTACATTACTTACCGAGTATTTCAGTAACGACACGTTTAACACCAACTTTCCAGTCTGGTAATTGTACCTCAAATGCAGTCTGGAATTTCTTATTTGACAAACGCGAATTGTGAGGTCTTTTTGCTGGCGTTGGATAAGCGGATGTATCAACACCTATTACTTCTTTTATTGAAAGTGTTTCACCCAACTCTTTAGCTATGGAGAAAACATATTGCGCATAATCAAACCAGGTCGTTTCACCGCTGGCGACCAAATGATAAGTTCCAAAGAGTTTTTGATTGTGCACTGCCGTGCGAATTGCAATTGCTGTAGCGTCAGCAAGAAGTTCGGCTCCTGTCGGAGCACCAAATTGATCGTTAATAATAGATAATTTTTCTTTCTCTTTTGCTAAACGCAGCATGGTCTTAGCGAAATTCGCACCACGCGTTGCATAAACCCAGCTAGTTCGAAAAATAAAATGGCGTGCATTATGTTTAGCTACCGCGAGTTCCCCAGCAAGCTTAGTTTCGCCATAAACATTTAACGGACCAGTCTGTTCATCTTCGTTACGATAATGCGTACCTTCGCCATTGAATACGTAATCAGTAGAGTAGTGAATCAGTAACGCCCCTAGTTTTGCTGACTCTTTAGCAATTACTTCTACACTATCTGCATTCAATAAACGAGATAGTTCTTGTTCTGTCTCTGCTTTATCTACAGCAGTATGTGCCGCTGCATTGACGATTACATCCGGTTTTACTGTTTGAATAGTTTGTGCAATTCCTTGGGGATTTGATAAGTCTCCGCATAGCGTGTTATCAAAATAATCAACTGCAACCACATCCCCTAATGTCACAAGAGATCGTTGCAATTCCCAACCAACTTGGCCATTTTTGCCAATTAATAAGATTTTCATTTTATCTCGTCAGCGCCTTAAACTTATTTTTTCTCGCCGATCAGCATTTGCAGATAGCGCCCATAATCGGTTTTAGCTAACATTTTAGCTTGGGCAGTTACCTGCTCTACATTCAACCATCCCTTGCGGAACGCAATCTCTTCCAGGCATGCCACCTTCATACCCTGACGCTTTTCAATGGTATGAATAAACTGTGACGCTTCCACTAGGCTGTCATGGGTACCGGTATCCAGCCAGGCAAATCCGCGCCCTAATAGTTCAACCTGCAGATTCCCCTGCTCAAGATACATCTGGTTAAGCGTGGTAATTTCAAGCTCGCCGCGTGCTGAGGGTTTTACCTGTTTTGCCATCTCTACGACATGCTTATCATAGAAATAGAGCCCGGTGACCGCCCAGTTTGATTTGGGTTTTAACGGTTTCTCTTCGATAGACAGCGCTTTATAGTTCGCATCAAATTCCACGACGCCAAAGCGTTCAGGATCCTGCACCTGATAACCAAAGACCATCGCTCCGCTTGTCATTTGCGATGCCGCTTCCAGTTTCTTACCGAAGCTCTGACCGAAATAGATGTTATCTCCCAGCACCAGGGCGCAAGGCTCATTGTTAATGAACTCTTCTCCAATGATAAATGCCTGTGCCAGACCATCCGGAGAGGGCTGTACTGCGTAAGATAAGCTAATGCCAAACTGCGAGCCATCACCCAGCAAACGTTTGAACGCGGGCATATCCTCGGGAGTGGTAATCACCAAAATCTCACGGATGCCAGCCAGCATCAGCACAGAAATGGGGTAGAAAATCATTGGCTTATCATAAACAGGCAATAACTGCTTAGACACGCCCTGGGTAATCGGATAGAGACGGGTTCCGGAACCGCCAGCGAGCACAATACCTTTCATCATAATTTCCTTTTTATTCTGCCAGTCCCAGACGTTCGCCCGCATAGGAGCCATCCATTACACGCTTCCACCAGCTTTCGTTTTTCAAATACCACTCAACCGTTTTACGGATACCTGACTCAAAGGTTTCCTGAGGCACCCATCCCAGATCGTTTTTAATTTTGCTGGCATCAATAGCGTAGCGCAGGTCATGTCCCGGGCGGTCGGTTACATAGGTAATCAGATCGGCGTAATGGGTAATGCCTGCCGGTTTATCGGCAATGATTTTGTCCAGAATGGCGCAGATTGTTTTCACGACGTCGATGTTTTTACGCTCGTTATGACCACCGATGTTATAGGTTTCGCCAATCGTTCCTTCAGTCACCACTTTGTAAAGCGCGCGAGCATGATCTTCCACGAACAACCAGTCGCGAATTTGCTCGCCATTGCCATACACCGGAAGTGGTTTACCTGCCAGAGCGTTAAGGATAATGAGCGGGATTAGTTTTTCCGGGAAATGATACGGGCCATAGTTATTTGAGCAGTTGGTCACGAGCGTCGGCAGGCCGTAGGTACGACGCCACGCACGCACTAAATGATCGCTGGATGCTTTAGAAGAGGAGTAGGGGCTGCTTGGGGAATATGGCGTAGTCTCGGTGAAAAGCGGCAGATCGCTACCGGCCGGCAGTTCATCGGGATGCGGCAGATCGCCGTACACTTCATCCGTAGAAATATGATGGAAACGAAACGCCGACTTGCGCGCGTCTTCCAGTTGCGACCAGTACTGACGCGCCGCTTCGAGCAGCACATAGGTGCCGATAATGTTGGTTTCGATAAAGGCCGCAGGCCCCGTGATGGAACGGTCAACATGGCTTTCAGCTGCAAGATGCATTACCGCATCCGGCTGATGTTGCGCGAAAATGCGCGCCATGGCGCTACCGTCACAGATGTCTGCTCGCTCAAAGGCATAACGGGGATTATTTTCGATTTCTGCCAGCGATTCCAGATTACCTGCGTAGGTTAATTTATCAACGTTAACCACTGAATCGTTGGTGTTATTAATAATATGACGTACAACAGCAGATCCAATAAAACCTGCACCACCAGTGACGAGTATTTTCACAAGACTATTCCGTATTGCTTCGCAATGTTAAATTTCAAACTTCACTTCTGAGGAGTCAGCAAAGGCATGCTGAATTCTGAACACGCTACCGCCCCTGGCTCTCCAGCTACCAGTGTACTGAAAACAATAACAATGTTAACTGTTCCCAAGGTGAGAACAGAGGCCTGATTTTACCGATGTAGGCACAAAATGCTAATCCGCTATTCTCCCCTTAAACAGTCATGAAAACAAGGAAAAATCTCTGTCTAAACCAGGAAGCAACATTCCGGATAGCCTCATTTTACCTATTGATATTCTTACAAAAAAAAAGGTAGCAAGAGCGATTGCTTAAGCTGTAAACAGCCCAAATACGCTCATTGCTACCCATTTATGTTTAACAATCTTGCGACTTATTCTGTCAGTAATTTCTCAATTCTCTTACGGAACTTCGCCCCTTCCTTCAGGTTGCGCAGTCCATAGTTCACAAACGCCTGCATATAGCCCATTTTCTTACCGCAGTCATAGCTCTCACCGGTCATCAGCATCGCGTCAACAGACTGTTTTTTCGCCAGCTCGGCAATCGCATCGGTGAGCTGGATACGATCCCAGGCGCCTGGCTCGGTTTTTTCCAGTTCCGCCCAGATATCGGCATTCAGAACATAGCGACCCACCGCCATCAGGTCAGAATCCAGCGTCTGCGGCTGATCCGGTTTTTCGATGAACTCAACGATGCGGCTCACCTGCCCTTCCGTCTCCAGCGCTTCTTTGGTCTGAATTACGGAGTACTCGGAGAGATCGCCTTTCATGCGCTTCGCCAGCACCTGGCTACGGCCCGTTTCGTTGAAACGTGCCACCATTGCCGCCAGGTTGTATCGCAGCGGATCGGCGGACGCGTTATCAATAATGATATCCGGCAGCACAACGATGAACGGGTTATCACCCACCACCGGACGGGCACAAAGAATAGAGTGTCCCAGACCCAGCGGCTGCGCCTGACGCACGTTCATGATGGTCACGCCCGGCGGACAAATAGACTGCACTTCCGCCAGCAGCTGACGCTTAACGCGCTGTTCTAGCAACGCTTCGAGTTCGTAAGAGGTGTCGAAGTGGTTTTCTACCGCATTCTTGGACGAGTGCGTAACCAGGACGATTTCTTTGATCCCTGCAGCAACAATCTCGTCGACAATGTACTGAATCATTGGCTTATCGACGATCGGCAGCATCTCTTTAGGAATGGCTTTTGTGGCTGGCAGCATATGCATGCCCAGGCCTGCTACCGGAATGACTGCTTTCAAATTAATCATTATTTCTTCCACCTTAAAATGGTTGACGAATTATAGCTCTTAAACCTGTTTTCGCCAGCATGATTTGCCGTAACCCTTAAGCAATGTTACGCCTTAGCATCACATATTTCTGTAGTTGTAATCTGATTCGATCGCGCTTTTATGCCAGGAATAGTCTCAAAACAGATTATTGTCGATTATCTGTGCGGAAGCGCAAAGTTCAGCCTTTCCACATTCACCACCTGCTGGTCGACACGGTCAATATCCACCGAGCTTTGCCCCTTCTCATTAACGGCTTTTATGTTCGCCAGCGACAGCAGCGTCTCGTCTTTCGCCATGAATTTTCCTCGCACATCCTTGCGCAGATCGAAGTTTATCTTCAGGGCAGGCCCCACGGCAGCTTCCTGCATGACATTGATATTGCGTAAAAAAAGATGCTGCGGCTTGTTGTGCAGTTCCAGCGTAGCACGCTGCATTTCCACGTTGGTAATCGCCACAAACGAGGTCGCGTTACCGGATGAAATCTGTATTCCGCGCAATTTATACGCAAGCTGGCGGTTATCGAGGTGAATATTATTGAGCTTAAAGTTCTGCGGGATGGACAAATAATCGCCTTTTATGACCCCATAGCCGATTAACATTCCCGCACTGTTGACCATGTCGACATTATCAATAATGAAATTATCACAGCCATAAATCGCCACCGTGGCGTTGTCTATTCCCGCCTTTTTACTGAAGTCTGGGGTGATATTTTTGGCCTTAATATTGCGGATAATAAAGTGTTTTCCGTTTTCCACGTGCACCAGCTGACGACAGTTGCTGCCGGTGATGTTGGCCACCACGAAGTTCTTAACGGTTTGCTTTTCCGGGTAGTCGTTGTCGTAGGTGCTCCCGGCAAGGCCAATGCCGATGCCCCAGTTGATCTTGCCGTTGGTGCAGTTGATGTTGTCGATGACATGGTCGGAAATCAGGATATTGCGATCGTTGATGGCGACGTTCCATTCGATCGCATCGCCCTGCAGATGGCTAAATTTGCTGTTGGTGATGCGGGCGCCGTCCACCTGGTTGTGGAATCCCTGGCGCAGGATGGCGTAGTTGGCCTGACTCACGCTGATATTATCAATCACCAGATTGCGCATCACGCTCGGTTTCTTACCGCCGATGTAGATTTGCGTCACAGGACCAAAACCGCTCATGGCCAGCCCTTTAATTACGCAGTCGGAGCCACGTACATCGAGAGTGATATTCTCTGTCCGTCCCTCGCCTTCCCCTATCACTTTGCTGCCTTCCTGCAGAACAAAGCGGCCGCGGCCATTGCCTGTTAACGCCCCGCGGATCAGCAGCGTTTTACCGTCGGGAATGAAAATACCCGTGTTGATGTTTTCACAGGTCAGCCCGGCAGGGACAACGACCGTGTCCCCGTCATTAAACGCCTGCTTAAAGGCCGCGATCCAGTCGTTGTTATTGTACTGATTAACAGAGACCGTTCTTCCGCTTGCCGCCCGCGCAATGCGGGACGACAGCAGCGGCGTAGCCGCCAGAACGGACAGAGACGAAACAAAGGTGCGTCGGGTAATCTTTTTCAGCATACATCCTCGGCGTTACAACGTTTGCAGCAGGCTGGCTAACTGACGGTTAATCACCTGCTGGTTAAAATCGGTTTCAACTTTTTGTCGGGCATTATGGAGCACGGGCTCCAGCGCCTGCTGGTCGATATCGCTGAAGGCAGCTAAGCGATCGGCGAGCGCCATGGCGTTATTCTCCGGCACCAGCCAGCCGGAATGGTCTGACTTAATCAGCTCTGGGATCCCGCTGTGAATGGTCGAGACCACCGGTATCCCGACGGCCATCGCCTCCATCAGCGCCACCGGAATGCCCTCCATATCGCCATCGGCACCCGTTACGGAAGGCAGCAGAAATACATCAGCCTCATCGAGCATGGCCTTGACCTCGTGGCTTGGCTTGAAGCCCGGCATCTCTACAACATC harbors:
- a CDS encoding ABC transporter permease; the encoded protein is MLQHENHSSSLWSLISCLYRNKNVIFEMSKRDIVSRYKGSFIGIFWSLINPIFMLTVYTFVFSVVFKARWGHGAADEPKTQFALILFVGMIIHGFLAENLMRAPGLILQHANYVKKVIFPLEILPVVTLLSVLFHTFISFAVLILAFTIFNGIPHWTVLLAPLIFLPMIIFTVAASWFLSALGVYLRDIGQIIGIITTLLLFLAPVFYPLSALPPVFQHIVMINPLTFIIEESRKVIIWGGTPDFKGLAIYTVASIVCLWLSYIWFQKTRKGFADVI
- a CDS encoding glycosyltransferase family 2 protein; translation: MISDNNIAVLICTFNGSKFLRKQLDSIISQTYTSWEIFASDDGSTDDTLDILKEYQARLGKNKLHIIKGPGKGFAWNFLTLLQKCGGAYDYYAFSDQDDEWLSDKLERSLGKISSLEIDNTKVPALHCGRTMLVNEKDECIGYSPLFCKKPSFRNALIQSIAGGNTMLFNQAARNIINLTPHDFKIVSHDWWVYILISGCNGIILYDEVPTIKYRQHTNNIIGSNLGWRARLRRINGLFDGHFRDWIQCNLNALNAMPLQLSKESRWILENFIEARSSHLITRIIKFSKIKLYRQTSFGTIAFLIAVLFKKI
- the rfbC gene encoding dTDP-4-dehydrorhamnose 3,5-epimerase; this translates as MNVINTAIPDVFIFEPKVFGDARGFFFESFNQKIFEEIVGRKVEFVQDNHSQSQRGVLRGLHYQLTPHSQGKLVRCVEGAVFDVAVDIRKNSATFGKWVGAVLSAENKHQLWIPEGFAHGFLTLSETAQFLYKATNFYAPQSERSIIWNDPDIAIEWPTVEAIILSAKDEQGLPLSKAELYL
- the rfbD gene encoding dTDP-4-dehydrorhamnose reductase; the encoded protein is MKILLIGKNGQVGWELQRSLVTLGDVVAVDYFDNTLCGDLSNPQGIAQTIQTVKPDVIVNAAAHTAVDKAETEQELSRLLNADSVEVIAKESAKLGALLIHYSTDYVFNGEGTHYRNEDEQTGPLNVYGETKLAGELAVAKHNARHFIFRTSWVYATRGANFAKTMLRLAKEKEKLSIINDQFGAPTGAELLADATAIAIRTAVHNQKLFGTYHLVASGETTWFDYAQYVFSIAKELGETLSIKEVIGVDTSAYPTPAKRPHNSRLSNKKFQTAFEVQLPDWKVGVKRVVTEILGK
- the rfbA gene encoding glucose-1-phosphate thymidylyltransferase RfbA: MKGIVLAGGSGTRLYPITQGVSKQLLPVYDKPMIFYPISVLMLAGIREILVITTPEDMPAFKRLLGDGSQFGISLSYAVQPSPDGLAQAFIIGEEFINNEPCALVLGDNIYFGQSFGKKLEAASQMTSGAMVFGYQVQDPERFGVVEFDANYKALSIEEKPLKPKSNWAVTGLYFYDKHVVEMAKQVKPSARGELEITTLNQMYLEQGNLQVELLGRGFAWLDTGTHDSLVEASQFIHTIEKRQGMKVACLEEIAFRKGWLNVEQVTAQAKMLAKTDYGRYLQMLIGEKK
- the rfbB gene encoding dTDP-glucose 4,6-dehydratase gives rise to the protein MKILVTGGAGFIGSAVVRHIINNTNDSVVNVDKLTYAGNLESLAEIENNPRYAFERADICDGSAMARIFAQHQPDAVMHLAAESHVDRSITGPAAFIETNIIGTYVLLEAARQYWSQLEDARKSAFRFHHISTDEVYGDLPHPDELPAGSDLPLFTETTPYSPSSPYSSSKASSDHLVRAWRRTYGLPTLVTNCSNNYGPYHFPEKLIPLIILNALAGKPLPVYGNGEQIRDWLFVEDHARALYKVVTEGTIGETYNIGGHNERKNIDVVKTICAILDKIIADKPAGITHYADLITYVTDRPGHDLRYAIDASKIKNDLGWVPQETFESGIRKTVEWYLKNESWWKRVMDGSYAGERLGLAE
- the galF gene encoding GalU regulator GalF gives rise to the protein MINLKAVIPVAGLGMHMLPATKAIPKEMLPIVDKPMIQYIVDEIVAAGIKEIVLVTHSSKNAVENHFDTSYELEALLEQRVKRQLLAEVQSICPPGVTIMNVRQAQPLGLGHSILCARPVVGDNPFIVVLPDIIIDNASADPLRYNLAAMVARFNETGRSQVLAKRMKGDLSEYSVIQTKEALETEGQVSRIVEFIEKPDQPQTLDSDLMAVGRYVLNADIWAELEKTEPGAWDRIQLTDAIAELAKKQSVDAMLMTGESYDCGKKMGYMQAFVNYGLRNLKEGAKFRKRIEKLLTE
- the wcaM gene encoding colanic acid biosynthesis protein WcaM — protein: MLKKITRRTFVSSLSVLAATPLLSSRIARAASGRTVSVNQYNNNDWIAAFKQAFNDGDTVVVPAGLTCENINTGIFIPDGKTLLIRGALTGNGRGRFVLQEGSKVIGEGEGRTENITLDVRGSDCVIKGLAMSGFGPVTQIYIGGKKPSVMRNLVIDNISVSQANYAILRQGFHNQVDGARITNSKFSHLQGDAIEWNVAINDRNILISDHVIDNINCTNGKINWGIGIGLAGSTYDNDYPEKQTVKNFVVANITGSNCRQLVHVENGKHFIIRNIKAKNITPDFSKKAGIDNATVAIYGCDNFIIDNVDMVNSAGMLIGYGVIKGDYLSIPQNFKLNNIHLDNRQLAYKLRGIQISSGNATSFVAITNVEMQRATLELHNKPQHLFLRNINVMQEAAVGPALKINFDLRKDVRGKFMAKDETLLSLANIKAVNEKGQSSVDIDRVDQQVVNVERLNFALPHR